One region of Rhodocaloribacter litoris genomic DNA includes:
- a CDS encoding glycoside hydrolase family 9 protein, with translation MTGSSYVRLRLAGVLMAGLWGAVAATCAGTSGGVRPAVPADTVFVRVNLVGYLPGDAKVAVAFSEAPVHGAFTVVEEPAGAVVFQGEVRPAPAKGWGRFAHYYELDFSGLATPGRYRVRMEQTGDVSAPFTIGPDAYGAYHEDLLGFLRQQRCGYNPFLDRVCHRRDGRTFYGPVPDSTYLDVSGGWHDAGDQLKYLITGSNATARLLLAYLLEPDKFGDVVNDLGQPRPNGLPDVLDEARWGLDWLHKLHPEPHLLVHQVADDRDHIGWKWPDRDPSDYGWGPNSYRPAYVATGRPQGLRQYQSEATGMANLAGRFAAAMALAARLWQDLDPAFAAKCLAAAKSAYALGRAHEGYQQGNSYGAPYRYAERTWADDMEWGAAELYAVTRDPAYLADARRYARLAGATSWMPRDTTEHYEYYPFVNVGHFALYPHVDGAFRDTLAGYYRDGIEHALRRGQTNPFRIGVPFIWCSNNLATALITQILLYERMTGDTRYHDFMLAQRDWLLGRNPWGTSMFMSIPRDGEYPQDVHTSIWALTRREVPGGLVDGPVYATIFNSLRGLHLTAPDEFARFQNPYVVYHDDIGDYATNEPTMDGTAGAVYFMAHFGSAAHLAR, from the coding sequence ATGACGGGTTCATCGTACGTTCGCCTGCGCCTCGCCGGCGTGCTGATGGCCGGTCTGTGGGGAGCGGTCGCGGCCACTTGCGCGGGTACCTCCGGCGGCGTGCGGCCTGCCGTGCCCGCCGACACGGTCTTCGTGCGCGTCAACCTCGTCGGTTACCTGCCGGGAGACGCCAAGGTCGCCGTCGCTTTTTCCGAGGCTCCGGTGCACGGCGCGTTCACGGTCGTCGAGGAGCCGGCCGGGGCGGTCGTCTTTCAGGGGGAGGTGCGGCCCGCACCGGCAAAAGGCTGGGGGCGGTTCGCCCACTACTATGAACTGGACTTCAGCGGGCTCGCCACGCCGGGCCGCTACCGCGTCCGCATGGAGCAGACGGGCGACGTGTCGGCCCCCTTCACGATCGGGCCGGACGCCTACGGGGCCTACCACGAAGACCTGCTCGGCTTCCTGCGCCAGCAGCGCTGCGGCTACAACCCCTTCCTGGACCGCGTCTGCCACCGGCGTGACGGGCGCACCTTCTATGGCCCGGTGCCGGACTCCACCTACCTCGATGTCAGCGGCGGCTGGCACGACGCGGGCGACCAGCTCAAATACCTCATCACCGGCAGCAATGCCACGGCACGCCTGCTCCTGGCCTATCTGCTCGAGCCCGACAAGTTCGGTGACGTCGTCAACGACCTGGGGCAGCCCCGGCCGAACGGCCTGCCCGACGTGCTCGACGAGGCCCGCTGGGGACTCGACTGGCTGCACAAGCTGCACCCCGAACCGCATCTGCTCGTCCATCAGGTGGCCGACGACCGGGATCACATCGGCTGGAAATGGCCGGACCGCGACCCCTCGGACTATGGCTGGGGGCCGAACAGCTATCGCCCCGCCTACGTCGCCACGGGGCGGCCGCAGGGCCTGCGCCAGTACCAGAGCGAGGCCACGGGAATGGCCAACCTCGCCGGACGTTTCGCCGCGGCCATGGCCCTGGCGGCCCGTCTCTGGCAGGACCTCGATCCGGCCTTCGCGGCGAAATGCCTGGCGGCGGCTAAGTCCGCCTACGCCCTGGGACGGGCCCACGAAGGCTACCAGCAGGGGAACTCCTACGGCGCCCCCTATCGCTACGCCGAGCGCACCTGGGCCGACGACATGGAATGGGGCGCCGCCGAACTCTATGCCGTGACGCGGGATCCGGCCTACCTCGCCGATGCCCGGCGCTACGCCCGCCTCGCCGGAGCGACCTCCTGGATGCCCCGCGACACCACGGAACACTACGAATACTACCCGTTCGTCAACGTCGGTCACTTCGCCCTGTATCCCCACGTGGACGGAGCCTTCCGGGACACGCTGGCCGGCTACTACCGCGACGGCATCGAACACGCGCTACGGCGCGGCCAGACCAATCCCTTCCGCATCGGGGTGCCCTTCATCTGGTGCTCGAACAACCTGGCCACGGCCCTCATCACCCAGATCCTCCTCTACGAGCGCATGACGGGCGACACTCGGTACCACGACTTCATGCTGGCCCAGCGCGACTGGCTCCTCGGCCGCAACCCCTGGGGGACTTCCATGTTCATGAGCATTCCGCGCGACGGGGAATACCCGCAGGACGTGCACACGAGCATCTGGGCCCTGACGCGCCGTGAAGTCCCCGGCGGCCTCGTGGACGGCCCCGTCTACGCCACGATCTTCAACAGCCTGCGGGGCCTGCACCTGACCGCCCCCGACGAGTTCGCCCGCTTCCAGAACCCCTACGTGGTCTATCACGACGACATCGGCGACTACGCAACGAACGAGCCGACGATGGACGGCACCGCCGGCGCCGTCTATTTCATGGCCCATTTCGGCTCCGCGGCGCACCTCGCACGCTGA